The Methylorubrum populi genome contains a region encoding:
- the map gene encoding type I methionyl aminopeptidase, protein MSREEQAVAEGGRRAPEPPIHGPEGFEGMRRAGRLTAEALDLLVEAARPGVTTEHLDKLAFEFGMDHGAYPASLFYRGYRKSICTSINHVVCHGIPNDKPLREGDIVNLDICLILDGWHGDSSRMAYIGEVPRKAQRLCEITYEALMRGIRAVKPGGSTNDIGLAIQTYAESERCSVVRDFCGHGLGRVYHDAPTILHYVEASYDVPLKPGQFFTVEPMINLGRPAVKVLSDGWTAVTRDRSLSAQFEHTVAVTEDGFEIFTLSPKGLDQPKPQGASET, encoded by the coding sequence GCCGCCGATCCACGGACCGGAGGGGTTCGAGGGGATGCGCCGCGCCGGCCGCCTCACGGCGGAGGCGCTCGACCTTCTGGTCGAGGCCGCCCGGCCCGGCGTGACGACCGAGCATCTGGATAAGCTGGCCTTCGAGTTCGGGATGGACCACGGCGCCTATCCGGCCTCGCTGTTCTACCGCGGCTACCGCAAGTCGATCTGCACCTCGATCAACCACGTCGTCTGCCACGGCATCCCCAACGACAAGCCCCTGCGCGAGGGCGACATCGTCAACCTCGACATCTGCCTGATCCTCGACGGCTGGCACGGGGATTCGAGCCGCATGGCCTATATCGGCGAGGTGCCGCGCAAGGCGCAGCGCCTGTGCGAGATCACCTACGAGGCGCTGATGCGCGGCATCCGCGCGGTGAAGCCCGGCGGTTCCACCAACGACATCGGCCTCGCCATCCAGACCTACGCCGAATCCGAGCGCTGCTCGGTGGTGCGCGATTTCTGCGGCCACGGGCTCGGCCGCGTCTACCACGACGCGCCGACCATCCTGCACTACGTCGAGGCGAGCTACGACGTGCCCCTGAAGCCGGGACAGTTCTTCACCGTCGAGCCGATGATCAATCTCGGCCGCCCGGCGGTGAAGGTGCTCTCCGACGGCTGGACCGCCGTGACCCGCGACCGTTCGCTTTCGGCCCAGTTCGAGCACACGGTGGCGGTGACGGAGGACGGCTTCGAGATCTTCACCCTCTCGCCCAAGGGGCTCGACCAGCCGAAGCCGCAGGGCGCGTCCGAAACCTGA